The genomic segment ATTTCTATTTTAAAACAATTAGTTAGGGAGTATTTGTTCTAGTTGTCTAGGACAGCCCCTAAATAAATGTAATTTATAAAATAATTATAAATCAATAGGATAGGCTAAATATATTTTGATTTGTAAATTTAAATGTAAAAATAGACTGTGTTTTGTATAATTACTTTTACCTATTTTACCATTTTCAATCTTGAGTTGATGACCTTGATATATAATAAAGAACATTAAAAAACGCACATTTGAAATATCCAAAGTGCGTTTTAGTTTTATATTGAGAGTACTTATTTATCTAATTGAAAATCCTTTTTGAGGAACTCAACTAACAATTCAGTTATAGTTGGATAAAACATAGTTTTTAACTTCAACTTAGTCGTTTTCTCAGCAAACAGCGGAAGCCAATTCAATAGTACTGTTTGTATAAAATATTGTTGCTCTTCATAAGAACGTGTTTCAATCAATTTCATTAAAATACTAATGAGAATGCTGATATGATCGCTTGGTTCATTATGTGACCTATTAACAACTAGATTGTAATGTAGCATCCATTGATCTATTTCTTTCAATGCACTATCTAATGCTTTTCCTTCCAGATAAGCAGATAAATAAGGGATAGCACTTAGTGAACCTTCTAATAAGAAACAATGAGCGAAATCCGCTGCTAGCTCTAACTGTAAATAAGGTTGAGGTGCAAGTGCTACTTTTATTCTTTCAATTTGATGATGAAATCCTAATTCATTTAAAAATGTAAAGAGACTATCAAAATCCCCATGCTGGTAGTGGGCAATTTGTTTATCGGTAAGCTCACAACTTAATAGTGAGCTAAACCATTTATAAATGAATTGTCTTTCATCATTGTTTAAGTTATGCATCCTCAAGAGCTCCAGTAAAACCATTTGGTTTTGGTGCAATACCATGGAATTTTTCTACATTCACTAAACAAGTATTGGCAGATACCGCTTGAGCAAGCATTGAGCTAGCAATATCTAGTGTCATTGTATTTGGATCTCCATAGGTGTCGATAGCCCCAATCTCTGCACTTTCAGGTGAATACCAAGCTCCCTCTTGCAAGCGAACAACACCACTTGGAAAGTTTTCTGATAAATGAGCTCCAACTAAAGCCTGACCACGTTCATTGAAGACCCTAACTAAATCACCATGTTGAATTCCTAGTTTTTTAGCATCTTGAGGGTTCATAAATAATGGTTCACGACCTTGAATACTATAAGTATCACGTAAATCTTTTGATTCGCAAAGCTGTGAATGTAAACGTTTATCAGGATGAGCAGATTGTAACCAAAATGCAAATTGATCTGATTTTGGCCCGCCATGTGAACGCTCAGCCTTTTCGAACCACATTGGATGACCTTTACAATCTTCGTAACCAAAAGAAGCTATTTTATTGCTGTAAATTTCAATAAAGCCTGATGGTGTACCAAGTGCGTGAAGTTCTGGATCTTCTCTAAAATCTGCATGGCGAACCCATGGTTTACCTTCAGGGAAAAGTATATAACCCTTTTTCCAAAATTCATTAAATTCTGGCATATCGAATTTACCTTGATTGTCTTTACGACAATCTTCGTATAGGCTACGTACCCATTCCATTTCATCCATATTGCGACAATATTCTTTTTCTTTACCAAAACGGCGACAAAGTTCTTTGAAGATTTCAAAATCAGGTTTAGATTGGTATAGTGGGTCAACTAATTTTTGCATGGCAATAATGCCACGATTACTATATGAACCATAAGCATCAATATCATTACGCTCAAAAGGAGTACACGCAGGTAAAACTATATCGGAAAAACGACAGGTTGCAGTCCAACTGTAGTTGATAGATACAATTGTTTCTAATTCACGGAAAGCTTTTTTCATCTTATTCCGTTCGGAATGGCGATGCCAGTGGTTACACCCTGTAAAAATAGCCATTTTATATGGAGCATATACAACTTTATTTCCATTATAGTTAATCGTTTTACCTGGCTGTAATAAAGAGTCTGTTACTCGTGCACATGGTAAAACTGCACTATATCCTTTGTAATCAAGATTATTGTATTTTGGCGTTTGATCTTCATCTAAGTTTAATGGAAATGCTCCAGGCATTGCCGCACCTGATTCAGGTACACCGATTGAACTATAGTGATGAGCATAGCTAATACCTCCACCAGGTAAACCAATTTGTCCAAGCATAGAAACAAGTACAGCACCCATCCAGTATGGCTGTTCACCATGTTGCTGACGTTGAATCGCCCAACCAAAGATAAGTTGAGTACGTTTCCCTGCTAACATTCTAGCAAATTCACGGATACGTTCTGCACTAATTCCACAAATGTTAGCTGCCCATTCAGGTGTTTTAGCCACTTTATCTTCTGTTTTACCTAAAAGATATGGCAAGAATTTTTCAAATCCGATAGTGTAAGTATCAATAAATTTTTTATCATATAAGTTTTGTGTATAAAGTTCATAAGCCAAAGCTAACATAAAAGGAACATCGGTTTGAGGATTTATGTATTGGCTTTCACAGTTTAGATAATTTTGCGTTTTACTTTTTACAGGATCGATGCTTACTACATTGACTTGTTTATTCGCTACTTTTTTCTTGAGTTGCTCCAAATAACTATAGGCTTCGTGAGTTTCACAGTTCCAACCAACCTGCAAGTTTTTCACTGGATCACTAGCCCAAAAGATGATGTTCTCACTCTCTTTTAAGATAACTTCCCAAGATGTACCTTGAGAATAGACTTCTGTCGAACCTAATACGTAGGGTAGAATAGTTTGTCCTGCTCCTGTTGAATAGTCTCCTGCTGTACTTACACTATGACCATGCATGCTAATTGCACGGATCATATGGTTACCACAGCTGTGGAATTGTCCTGTTGAACGCCAACCTACATTTCCAGTATGCAATGCCCATGGACCATAGGTTTGTTGAATACGTTCAAGCTCTTCATAGAAAAAGTCTAATGCTTCATCCCAAGTCACTCGGACAAAACGATTATCTCCTCGGGAAGTTCGGTCACTTTTTTCTCTATTTTTTAGCCAATCTAATCGCACCATTGGATAGCGAATACGAGCTTCGCTATAAATTAAGCCCTTGATTCCATTAATCATTTCAGTTGGGTATTTATCCAGTTCAAAAGGCTTTATATCTACAACTCGACCATTTTCTACCTTAGCTCGAATTGCCCCCCAATGAGAACCTGTGATTTTCCACTGAGTAATATCTTCATTTTCCACTGTTTTAGCTACAAGCCAGTTTGGCATTGCACAGATAGCACCCATTAACGACATATTTTTCAAAAACTGACGACGAGTCTGCATACTAAAATCTCCTATTTTTCATCGTGATGTTGGGTGTCAAAGTCTGACGAGTGTAATTGTAGATAACGTAATACTTCTTTACCTGTTTGCTCATCAATATTAGTAAATCCAACCATTCCTTTAAACAAACCTATCCATGTATTCGAATCAAAGTGTGAAACTTGAGGTTGTCTATGGCAAGTACTACATTGGGTCTTGTAAGTATTTTCTGCTTTTTCCCAAACTGCATTAACATTGCTAATTAATTGATTTGGTGCAATCCATACCGCTAATTTTACTTTTTGCCATTCTAAACCTGTAAGTGGGTCTTCCTTCGTTTCTAATACCTCAAAGTGAGGTTCAGATTTCATAAACTCTTTGGTAAGTACTGCATCAGTAATATTTTTTGCAAATTGATTGTACCAAATACGGCCGAACCCTTTATTTTTACGCCACATAATCAATTCCACTTGATCCCCATTACTAGTGGATTTTAATACATTAACTGGGGCAGCTGTTTCAATATAGCCGATTTTTTGACTTAAAATTTCATCACTAAACAATGAAACATTCCCTTTCGCATAATAAGTTTGTGCAGGTGTAGGTTTTTTGATAACAAGTGAATCAAATTTTGAGTTTTTTTCTCTACCTTCTTTTTTCTTAGGCAGATGATGGGCTATTCCTTTATGGCAATCCAAACAACTTTGATTTCGCTCTGCTGCAGGTTTCATTGCTTTCTGAGCTGCTTTTGACATCTTATCAAAATCCATTCTTTCATAGCTATGGCAAACCTTACACTCCTTAGAACCATTCGCAGCAAAACGAGCCCATTCCCGTTCAGCCATTTCTAAGCGATGCTCTTCAAATGCCCCTTCATCTTTATATTTGCCTGTTAACTCAGCAAACACTTCTCGGCTTGCTTGTATTTTTCTCGCAAATTTATCAGTTTTATCATGTGGAAGATGGCAATCAGAACAAGTTGCTTTTACTCCGCTACTATTTTTCCAATGCACGGTCTGTTTTAATTCTTCAAAAGGAGCTTGCATTGAGTGGCAACTAACACAGAACTCTTCAGAGTTGGTTGTGTCCATTACATTATTAAATTGCTGCCAACTAATTGCTCCGACAATAAATCCAAGTGTAACCAACACTCCCATTCCAATACGATTAGAAGGCTTTAGAAAAAAAGCCTTGAGTTTATTCTTCATTATTTTCTCCTAAAATAAAACTAAAGCTTACGCTCCAGGTAAGCCAATAACAAACATTTGTAAAAGCCAAACAATAAATCCATAAGCACCAACACATATTGTCATGCCCACAGGCAAGATAGCAATTAGCAAAAGTAATTTGCCGATTTCTGAAGAGATAGAAGTTGTATTTTTGTAATTCATAATATTCATACAGATAAAAAACAAGTCTTATTATATTAAAATAAATTCATTTATTATGTTTAGACATAGATCAACTTTTAGGGTATCTTTTGTCTAAGGAATACCCTTGTAAGCCATTAGGCATTAAAAGTTTTTGTAAAATAGTGAAGCAAATCCATAAAAATTTATATGAAGTATCAATTAAATAAAAAAATCACTCGCATTATCTATTCTGTCGATTGAGCCTCTCCCACAATTTGTGTAAATACCTATTTCTGAGATAATACATTCAGACACAGGTATTTTATTATGAACGAAAAACAACTTCACGCCTTGGCAGCGGAATTTGCCAAAAACCTAAAAACACCGGAAGACCTCAATCAATTTTCACGGATGCTCAAAAAAATCACCGTCGAGGCTGCGTTAAATGGTGAACTGACCGACCATCTTGGTTATGAAAAACATCAGCCTGGAAAAGGTAAAAATGCACGTAACGGTTACACATCTAAGACCGTCATTTGTGATGAGGGTGAGATAGAAATTGAGACGCCTCGTGACCGTGACGGCACCTTTGAACCGCAACTTATCAAGAAAAACCAAACCCGCATCACAGGAATGGATGAGCAGATTATTGCCTTATATGCCAAGGGTTTAAGTAATCAGGAAATCGTTGAAATGTTCAAAGAACTCTATGATGCGGATGTGTCAACCAGCCTGATTTCTCGCGTTACCGACGCCGTGAAAGAACGCGTAATGGAATGGCAAAATCGCCCGCTTGATGCGGTTTATCCAATTGTTTACCTGGATTGTATCGTAGTGAAAGTACGCCAAGATGGACGAATTATCAACAAATCCGTGTTTGTTGCCTTGGGTGTGAATCTTGAAGGACATAAAGAGTTATTGGGGCTTTGGATTGCTGAAAATGAAGGTGCGAAGTTCTGGGCGAATGTGCTGACAGAGCTTCAAAATCGAGGCTTGAAAGACATTTTTATTGCCTGTGTAGACGGTTTAAAAGGCTTCCCGGAAGCCATCAATGCAGTCTATCCTAAAACGAAGATTCAGCTTTGCATTGTGCATTTAGTGCGTAACAGCTTGAAATTCGTTTCGTGGAAAGATTACAAAGCCGTCACTGCAGATTTAAAGCAGGTTTATCAGGCCCAGACGGAAGCACAAGCTCGCGAAAATCTGACCGCACTTTCGCAAAAATGGCAGGCAAAATACCCGCTTGTGGCGAAAGGCTGGGAAGATAACCGGGCAAATATAGCCACATTTTTTGATTATCCGGCTGATATTCGTAAAGCGATTTATACCACGAATGCCGTGGAATCGCTTAATAGCGTGATTCGTCGCGTGATTAAAAAACGAAATGTATTCCCGACGGATGATTCAGTTTTCAAAGTGATTTGGCTTGCGATTAAAGATGCATCAAAAAAATGGACAATGCCGATTCAGAACTGGAAACTGGCGATGAATCGATTTATGATTGATTTTGGTGATCGCCTAGACGATCACCGTTAAGTTGAAATGGGTGTTTACACAGAATTTGGGATAGGGTCGTCCCCGTTTAGAATTACCGTGTCTGTCAGATTAATTTGAGCTTAAATTCTTTTCTGCCCAAATCCCTTTTCCATCAAGTAATGTTGCCATCGGTGTTCTGCCACAGCACATTTTTCCTTGATGTGTTCGATGGTGATTATAATACATTAACCACTCATCTAAATCAGCTTGTAATGTCGCTAAATCCGTATATATTTTCTTCCTAAATGCGACTTGGTAAAATTCTTGTAAGATAGTCTTATGAAAACGTCCACAGATACCATTCGTCTGTGGATGCTTCACTTTCGTTTTAGTATGCTCTATGTCATTTATCGCTAAATAAAGCTCATAATCGTGATTTTCCACTTTGCCACAATATTCACTGCCACGGTCGGTGAGAATACGCAACATCGGTAATCCTTGGGCTTCAAAGAACGGCAGGACTTTATCATTGAGCATATCTGCAGCGGCAATTGCGGTTTTCATTGTGTAGAGCTTTGCAAAAGCAACCTTGCTATAAGTATCAACAAATGTTTGCTGATAAATGCGTCCAACACCTTTTAAATTACCTACATAAAAGGTATCTTGTGAACCTAAATAGCCCGGATGAGCGGTTTCAATTTCTCCACTCGATATATCATCCTCTTTCTTACGTTCCAAGGCTTGAATTTGACTTTCATTTAGAATAATGCCTTTCTCAGCTACTTCTTTCTCTAGTGCATTTAAACGCTGTTTAAAGTTAGCAAGATTATGACGTAGCCAAATGGAACGAACACCACCGGCAGAAACAAACACACCTTGCTTGCGAAGTTCGTTGCTCACTCGAACTTGTCCGTAAGCTGGAAAATCTAGAGCAAATTTTACAACAGCTTGCTCAATGTGCTCGTCTACTCGATTTTTGATATTCGGTACCCGACGAGTTTGATTAAGTAATGCTTCAACACCGCCTTGCTCTACGGCTTGTTGATAGCGATAGAATGTATCTCGGCT from the [Actinobacillus] rossii genome contains:
- a CDS encoding transposase; translated protein: MFYSNNPLIKHKTGLLNLAEELGNISQACKAMGMSRDTFYRYQQAVEQGGVEALLNQTRRVPNIKNRVDEHIEQAVVKFALDFPAYGQVRVSNELRKQGVFVSAGGVRSIWLRHNLANFKQRLNALEKEVAEKGIILNESQIQALERKKEDDISSGEIETAHPGYLGSQDTFYVGNLKGVGRIYQQTFVDTYSKVAFAKLYTMKTAIAAADMLNDKVLPFFEAQGLPMLRILTDRGSEYCGKVENHDYELYLAINDIEHTKTKVKHPQTNGICGRFHKTILQEFYQVAFRKKIYTDLATLQADLDEWLMYYNHHRTHQGKMCCGRTPMATLLDGKGIWAEKNLSSN
- a CDS encoding Transposase and inactivated derivatives, with the protein product MNEKQLHALAAEFAKNLKTPEDLNQFSRMLKKITVEAALNGELTDHLGYEKHQPGKGKNARNGYTSKTVICDEGEIEIETPRDRDGTFEPQLIKKNQTRITGMDEQIIALYAKGLSNQEIVEMFKELYDADVSTSLISRVTDAVKERVMEWQNRPLDAVYPIVYLDCIVVKVRQDGRIINKSVFVALGVNLEGHKELLGLWIAENEGAKFWANVLTELQNRGLKDIFIACVDGLKGFPEAINAVYPKTKIQLCIVHLVRNSLKFVSWKDYKAVTADLKQVYQAQTEAQARENLTALSQKWQAKYPLVAKGWEDNRANIATFFDYPADIRKAIYTTNAVESLNSVIRRVIKKRNVFPTDDSVFKVIWLAIKDASKKWTMPIQNWKLAMNRFMIDFGDRLDDHR
- the torA gene encoding trimethylamine-n-oxide reductase; translation: MQTRRQFLKNMSLMGAICAMPNWLVAKTVENEDITQWKITGSHWGAIRAKVENGRVVDIKPFELDKYPTEMINGIKGLIYSEARIRYPMVRLDWLKNREKSDRTSRGDNRFVRVTWDEALDFFYEELERIQQTYGPWALHTGNVGWRSTGQFHSCGNHMIRAISMHGHSVSTAGDYSTGAGQTILPYVLGSTEVYSQGTSWEVILKESENIIFWASDPVKNLQVGWNCETHEAYSYLEQLKKKVANKQVNVVSIDPVKSKTQNYLNCESQYINPQTDVPFMLALAYELYTQNLYDKKFIDTYTIGFEKFLPYLLGKTEDKVAKTPEWAANICGISAERIREFARMLAGKRTQLIFGWAIQRQQHGEQPYWMGAVLVSMLGQIGLPGGGISYAHHYSSIGVPESGAAMPGAFPLNLDEDQTPKYNNLDYKGYSAVLPCARVTDSLLQPGKTINYNGNKVVYAPYKMAIFTGCNHWHRHSERNKMKKAFRELETIVSINYSWTATCRFSDIVLPACTPFERNDIDAYGSYSNRGIIAMQKLVDPLYQSKPDFEIFKELCRRFGKEKEYCRNMDEMEWVRSLYEDCRKDNQGKFDMPEFNEFWKKGYILFPEGKPWVRHADFREDPELHALGTPSGFIEIYSNKIASFGYEDCKGHPMWFEKAERSHGGPKSDQFAFWLQSAHPDKRLHSQLCESKDLRDTYSIQGREPLFMNPQDAKKLGIQHGDLVRVFNERGQALVGAHLSENFPSGVVRLQEGAWYSPESAEIGAIDTYGDPNTMTLDIASSMLAQAVSANTCLVNVEKFHGIAPKPNGFTGALEDA
- the torC2 gene encoding cytochrome c-type protein; the protein is MKNKLKAFFLKPSNRIGMGVLVTLGFIVGAISWQQFNNVMDTTNSEEFCVSCHSMQAPFEELKQTVHWKNSSGVKATCSDCHLPHDKTDKFARKIQASREVFAELTGKYKDEGAFEEHRLEMAEREWARFAANGSKECKVCHSYERMDFDKMSKAAQKAMKPAAERNQSCLDCHKGIAHHLPKKKEGREKNSKFDSLVIKKPTPAQTYYAKGNVSLFSDEILSQKIGYIETAAPVNVLKSTSNGDQVELIMWRKNKGFGRIWYNQFAKNITDAVLTKEFMKSEPHFEVLETKEDPLTGLEWQKVKLAVWIAPNQLISNVNAVWEKAENTYKTQCSTCHRQPQVSHFDSNTWIGLFKGMVGFTNIDEQTGKEVLRYLQLHSSDFDTQHHDEK
- the torD gene encoding chaperone protein TorD; the protein is MHNLNNDERQFIYKWFSSLLSCELTDKQIAHYQHGDFDSLFTFLNELGFHHQIERIKVALAPQPYLQLELAADFAHCFLLEGSLSAIPYLSAYLEGKALDSALKEIDQWMLHYNLVVNRSHNEPSDHISILISILMKLIETRSYEEQQYFIQTVLLNWLPLFAEKTTKLKLKTMFYPTITELLVEFLKKDFQLDK